In Deltaproteobacteria bacterium, the genomic stretch CCGCTGGCCGACGGCTCGTCCAATCCGTCGCTGTTCAATGTCGCGAAGAATTTGCGCGCCCTGGGCTATCAGACGCTCATCGATGAGGAATTGCTAAAGCCGGTGTCCGATCATTTCACCTACATCGCCAAGCGCGAAGGCTTTCCCATCGGCGCGCCGGTGGAGTACGACTACGCCCAGTACCAACACCAAGTTCCCGGCGGCATGATTTCCAACCTGCGCTCTCAACTCAAAAAAGTCGGCCTAGAAAATAAAGTCGACCAAGCGCTCGAAGAAACCATCCGGGTGCGCGCCGAGTTGGGCTACCCGATCATGGTCACGCCGCTGTCGCAGTTCGTCGGCAGCCAAGCGGCGATCAATGTCATCGTCGGCGAGCGCTACAAAGAAGTCACCGATCAAATCATCCAATACGCGCTCGGCTACTGGGGCAAAGAAGGCGCCGAACTGATGGCGCCGGAAGTCAAAGCGAAAATCCTCGACCGGCCGCGCGCCAAAGAATGGGCCGAACGCCCGCCGCCCGAACCGTCGGTCGCCGAGCTGCGCAAGAAAATGAACGCCGAGAATTGTTCCGACGAGGAATTTTTACTGCGCTGGAATCTCGACGTCAAAGAAATCGAAGAAATGAAAGCCGCCGGCGCGCCCAAAGAATATTTAACCGCCAACCAGCCGCTGGTAAAATTGATCGACGCGCTCAGTCAACGCAAGGATTATCGGCAGATCGTCATCCAAAAAGGCGAGATGGTCGTCTCGCTAAACCGCGGCGCGTCTGCATAATTTCTTTAAAACCGTAGGGGCAAGGCGCGCCTTGCCCTCTTGCGACCACGAAACACGAGCACTATTAAAATGGACCGCTTCTTCTTCAGCGCCGGCGCCATCGCCGCTTTCATCGCCGTCGCCCTGGGCGCCTTCGGCGCCCATTCGCTGCGGACAAAATTAACGCCCGAGATGCTCAACATCTTCGAAGTCGGCGTGCGCTATCAAATGTATCACGCCTTCGGCTTGATCGCCGTGGCTTGGGCGATAACAAAATGGCCGGAAGCAAACCTAAATTCCGCCGGCTGGTGCTTCATTGTCGGCATCGTCATCTTCTCCGGCAGTCTCTACCTACTATGCGCAACCGACGCGCGCTGGCTCGGCGCGATCACGCCCATCGGCGGTCTCGCGTTCCTCGCCGGTTGGGCAATTCTCATTTGGTCGCTCAACCGCTAAATCTTCTGACTCCTGCATTCTGAATTCTGCCTTCTGGATTCTGCATTTTGCATTTCTCCCGTCCATCGCGTAGCCTTTGAGACATGATCATCGGCGTCCCGAAAGAAATCAAAACCGAAGAAAATCGCGTCGCAGTGACGCCCACCGGTGTCGCCGGCTTCGTCGCACGCA encodes the following:
- a CDS encoding biotin carboxyl carrier protein — translated: MGSENLKTHYSTTPPLQYSITPTIIMTTDAIRFVDTTIRDGHQSLWAESMTTGMMLPVAEAMDRAGFDAIELISSSHLKKCVRELKEDPWARVKLLSQRIKNTPLRLNAGRFSAFDVTPRSMYGLFMERMAANGIREARISEEWNELEGWEWKTKVSRAVGINPVLNIIYSVSPKHTDEYFAERTRQAASLKVNRLCLKDPGGLLTPERVRTLVPIVFANANGIPVELHTHCTTGLGPLCCLEAVKLGIKIVNTALPPLADGSSNPSLFNVAKNLRALGYQTLIDEELLKPVSDHFTYIAKREGFPIGAPVEYDYAQYQHQVPGGMISNLRSQLKKVGLENKVDQALEETIRVRAELGYPIMVTPLSQFVGSQAAINVIVGERYKEVTDQIIQYALGYWGKEGAELMAPEVKAKILDRPRAKEWAERPPPEPSVAELRKKMNAENCSDEEFLLRWNLDVKEIEEMKAAGAPKEYLTANQPLVKLIDALSQRKDYRQIVIQKGEMVVSLNRGASA
- a CDS encoding DUF423 domain-containing protein encodes the protein MDRFFFSAGAIAAFIAVALGAFGAHSLRTKLTPEMLNIFEVGVRYQMYHAFGLIAVAWAITKWPEANLNSAGWCFIVGIVIFSGSLYLLCATDARWLGAITPIGGLAFLAGWAILIWSLNR